Proteins encoded by one window of Brienomyrus brachyistius isolate T26 chromosome 1, BBRACH_0.4, whole genome shotgun sequence:
- the LOC125741976 gene encoding 60S ribosomal protein L5-like has product MGFVKVVKNKSYFKRFQVKFRRRREGKTDYFARKRLVIQDKNKYNTPKYRMIVRFSNRNIVCQIAYARIEGDVIVCAAYSHELPKYGVSVGLTNYAAAYCTGLLLARRLLNKFGLDKVYEGQVEVTGDEFNVESIDGQPGAFSCYLDAGLARTTTGNKVFGALKGAVDGGLSIPHSTKRFPGYDSESKEFNAEVHRKHILGVNVSEYMRYLMEEDEDAYKKQFSRFIKNGVTADSVEEMYKKAHAAIRENPIHEKKPRKEVKKKRWNRAKLSLAQRKDRVAQKKASFLRAREQEASES; this is encoded by the exons ATG GGCTTCGTTAAAGTCGTGAAGAATAAATCCTACTTCAAGAGGTTCCAGGTGAAATTCAGGAGGAGGCGAG AGGGGAAGACAGACTACTTTGCACGTAAGCGCCTTGTAATCCAGGACAAGAACAAGTACAACACACCCAAGTACAGGATGATTGTCAGGTTCTCCAACAGGAACATAGTTTGCCAA ATCGCCTACGCTAGGATCGAAGGGGATGTGATCGTCTGCGCGGCCTATTCCCACGAGCTGCCGAAGTACGGCGTCTCGGTGGGCCTCACAAACTACGCTGCAGCTTATTGCACTGGTCTGCTCTTGGCTCGTAGG CTTTTGAACAAGTTTGGCCTGGACAAAGTCTATGAAGGTCAGGTAGAGGTGACTGGGGATGAATTCAATGTGGAGAGCATCGATGGACAGCCGGGTGCCTTCAGTTGTTACCTGGATGCAGGACTTGCCAGAACTACGACCGGAAACAAAGTATTTGGGGCCTTAAAGGGAGCAGTGGATGGCGGATTGTCCATACCTCACAG CACCAAGCGCTTTCCTGGTTATGACTCTGAAAGTAAGGAATTCAACGCAGAAGTTCACCGCAAGCATATTTTGGGTGTAAATGTGTCGGAGTACATGAGGTATCTTATGGAGGAGGACGAAGACGCCTACAAGAAGCAGTTTTCCCGCTTCATCAAGAATGGTGTCACCGCTGATTCT GTGGAGGAAATGTACAAAAAGGCCCACGCTGCTATCCGTGAAAATCCCATCCATGAAAAGAAACCTAGAAAGGAAGTTAAAAAGAAGAG GTGGAATCGAGCCAAGCTCTCTCTGGCTCAGAGGAAAGATCGTGTTGCCCAGAAGAAGGCCAGTTTCCTCAGGGCCAGGGAACAGGAGGCTTCCGAGAGTTAG